A genomic stretch from Streptomyces venezuelae ATCC 10712 includes:
- a CDS encoding ATP-binding protein — MADHQEASVTLPSDPASVPTARRFVAEVLTGWGLDDAAELADAIRVIVSELATNAVLHTRGQSPTFTVDVRLEREELLHIGVTDSHPRLPRRLPAAVQQDNGRGMVIIRVLAAEAGGRLSVAPTEEGGKRVWITLPWTPVPLASC; from the coding sequence ATGGCAGATCACCAGGAAGCATCCGTCACGCTGCCGAGCGATCCCGCCTCGGTCCCGACAGCCCGGAGGTTCGTCGCGGAGGTGCTCACCGGCTGGGGCCTCGACGACGCGGCGGAGCTCGCGGACGCGATCCGGGTGATCGTCTCCGAACTCGCCACCAACGCCGTGCTGCACACCCGGGGCCAGTCGCCCACGTTCACCGTCGACGTCCGTCTGGAGCGCGAGGAGCTGCTCCACATCGGCGTCACCGACAGCCACCCGCGGCTGCCCCGCCGCCTCCCGGCGGCGGTCCAGCAGGACAACGGCCGGGGCATGGTCATCATCCGCGTCCTGGCGGCGGAGGCCGGCGGCCGTCTCTCGGTCGCACCGACCGAGGAGGGCGGCAAGCGGGTCTGGATCACCCTGCCGTGGACCCCGGTCCCGCTCGCCAGTTGTTAG
- the bioB gene encoding biotin synthase BioB, whose product MDLLNTLVEKGLRRELPTREEALAVLATSDDELLDVVAAAGKVRRQWFGRRVKLNYLVNLKSGLCPEDCSYCSQRLGSKAEILKYTWLKPDEASQAAAAGVAGGAKRVCLVASGRGPTDRDVERVGRTIEAIKEQNEGVEVCACLGLLSDGQAERLREAGADAYNHNLNTSEATYEGITKTHTYADRVDTVQKAHAAGLSACSGLIAGMGETDEDLVDVVYALRELDSDSVPVNFLIPFEGTPLAKEWNLTPQRCLRILAMVRFVCPDVEVRIAGGREVHLRSMQPLALNIANSIFLGDYLTSEGQAGQADLDMIADAGFEVEGAGTTTLPKHRADALAAAGGGCGSQASAGCGAHDAAEDGAGCGSHAGGCGPCGGHAVPEPAEPADAAANQARTDLVAVRRRGAGTDLAPNA is encoded by the coding sequence ATGGACCTGCTGAACACGCTGGTGGAGAAGGGGCTGCGGCGCGAGCTGCCGACCCGTGAAGAAGCGCTCGCCGTCCTGGCGACCTCCGACGACGAACTGCTCGATGTGGTGGCGGCGGCCGGAAAGGTGCGCCGTCAGTGGTTCGGGCGGCGGGTGAAGCTCAACTACCTGGTGAACCTGAAGTCGGGGCTGTGCCCCGAGGACTGCTCGTACTGCTCGCAGCGCCTCGGCTCCAAGGCCGAGATCCTCAAGTACACCTGGCTGAAGCCGGACGAGGCCTCGCAGGCCGCCGCCGCGGGCGTCGCGGGCGGGGCGAAGCGCGTCTGCCTGGTGGCGAGCGGCCGCGGTCCGACGGACCGCGACGTGGAGCGGGTCGGCAGGACGATCGAGGCCATCAAGGAGCAGAACGAGGGCGTCGAGGTGTGCGCCTGCCTCGGTCTGCTCTCCGACGGGCAGGCGGAGCGGCTGCGGGAGGCCGGCGCCGACGCGTACAACCACAACCTGAACACCTCCGAGGCCACCTACGAGGGCATCACCAAGACCCACACGTACGCGGACCGGGTGGACACCGTGCAGAAGGCGCACGCCGCCGGTCTGTCGGCCTGCTCGGGTCTGATCGCGGGCATGGGCGAGACCGACGAGGACCTGGTCGACGTCGTCTACGCGCTGCGCGAGCTCGACTCGGACTCGGTGCCGGTCAACTTCCTCATCCCGTTCGAGGGCACCCCGCTCGCCAAGGAGTGGAACCTCACCCCGCAGCGCTGCCTGCGGATCCTCGCGATGGTGCGGTTCGTCTGCCCCGACGTCGAGGTGCGGATCGCGGGCGGCCGTGAGGTGCACCTGCGCTCGATGCAGCCGCTCGCGCTGAACATCGCGAACTCGATCTTCCTCGGCGACTATCTGACCAGCGAGGGCCAGGCCGGACAGGCCGACCTCGACATGATCGCCGACGCGGGCTTCGAGGTGGAGGGCGCGGGCACCACGACGCTCCCGAAGCACCGTGCGGACGCGCTCGCCGCGGCGGGCGGGGGCTGCGGTTCCCAGGCGTCGGCGGGCTGCGGTGCGCACGACGCGGCGGAGGACGGCGCGGGCTGCGGCTCGCACGCGGGCGGCTGCGGCCCCTGCGGCGGTCACGCGGTGCCCGAGCCCGCCGAGCCGGCCGACGCGGCCGCGAACCAGGCGCGGACCGACCTGGTCGCCGTGCGTCGCCGGGGCGCCGGCACGGACCTCGCCCCGAACGCGTAA
- a CDS encoding urease accessory protein UreF — protein MTSRATLLVLADGRFPAGGHAHSGGAEAAVKAGRVRDAAGLESFCRGRLHTTGLTSAALAAGAAHGLDPYELDAAADARTPSPALRAAARRLGRQLMRAARATWPGPELDALAAAFPRGAHQPVVLGTAARAAGLGPEDAAHCVAYETVSGPATATVRLLGLDPFQATAVLARLAPAMDEVAAAAAAAARRGVDALPAASAPLLDLTAEQHASWPVRLFAS, from the coding sequence ATGACGAGTCGCGCCACGCTCCTCGTCCTCGCCGACGGACGCTTCCCCGCCGGCGGGCACGCCCACTCCGGCGGCGCCGAGGCAGCCGTCAAGGCCGGCCGCGTCAGGGACGCCGCCGGCCTGGAGTCCTTCTGCCGAGGCCGGCTGCACACCACCGGCCTCACCTCCGCGGCGCTGGCCGCCGGAGCCGCGCACGGCCTCGACCCGTACGAGCTCGACGCGGCCGCCGACGCCCGCACCCCCTCGCCGGCCCTGCGGGCCGCCGCCCGCAGGCTCGGCCGGCAGCTGATGCGGGCGGCCCGCGCCACCTGGCCGGGTCCCGAACTCGACGCGCTGGCCGCCGCGTTCCCGCGCGGCGCCCACCAGCCCGTCGTCCTGGGAACCGCCGCCCGGGCCGCCGGGCTCGGACCCGAGGACGCCGCGCACTGCGTCGCGTACGAGACCGTCAGCGGCCCGGCCACCGCCACGGTCCGGCTGCTGGGCCTCGACCCCTTCCAGGCCACCGCCGTCCTCGCCCGCCTCGCCCCCGCCATGGACGAGGTCGCGGCGGCGGCCGCGGCGGCCGCCCGCCGGGGCGTCGACGCCCTGCCCGCGGCGTCCGCGCCGCTCCTCGACCTCACCGCCGAGCAGCACGCGTCCTGGCCCGTCCGCCTCTTCGCCTCCTGA
- a CDS encoding ATP-dependent Clp protease proteolytic subunit encodes MDARHVLPAFTERTSYGTRTLDPYSKLLESRIVFLGTPIDETAANDVIAQLLYLDHAGPDQDIALYINSPGGSVSAMTAIYDTMGSLHCDLETTCLGQAMSTAAVLLAAGTPGKRMMLPGARVTLQEPAMDEPLRGQPSDLDLQAREMLRLRALMAGMLTAHTGRDRERIDADLDRLTVLDAPAALAYGLVDHVITSRRGPAGGAAG; translated from the coding sequence ATGGATGCTCGCCACGTCCTGCCCGCGTTCACGGAGCGCACCAGCTACGGAACCCGGACCCTCGACCCCTACTCCAAGCTCCTGGAGTCCCGGATCGTCTTCCTCGGGACGCCGATCGACGAGACTGCGGCCAACGACGTCATCGCCCAGCTCCTCTATCTGGACCACGCCGGCCCGGACCAGGACATCGCGCTCTACATCAACTCCCCCGGCGGCTCCGTCAGCGCCATGACCGCGATCTACGACACGATGGGCTCGCTCCACTGCGACCTGGAGACCACCTGCCTGGGCCAGGCCATGTCCACCGCCGCGGTCCTGCTCGCGGCCGGGACGCCGGGCAAGCGCATGATGCTGCCGGGCGCCCGCGTCACCCTCCAGGAGCCCGCCATGGACGAGCCCCTGCGGGGCCAGCCGAGCGATCTCGACCTCCAGGCCCGCGAGATGCTCCGGCTCCGCGCGCTGATGGCCGGGATGCTCACCGCGCACACGGGCCGGGACCGGGAGCGGATCGACGCCGACCTCGACCGCCTCACCGTCCTGGACGCCCCGGCGGCGCTCGCGTACGGCCTGGTGGACCACGTGATCACGAGCCGGCGCGGGCCCGCCGGCGGCGCGGCCGGGTGA
- a CDS encoding urease subunit gamma has translation MQLSPHEQERLLIHVAADVAEKRRARGLRLNHPEAVALLTSHILEGARDGRTVAELMASGRKVLTRDDVMDGIPEMIHDVQVEATFPDGTKLVTVHDPII, from the coding sequence GTGCAACTGAGCCCGCACGAACAGGAACGCCTGCTCATCCATGTGGCCGCCGACGTGGCGGAGAAGCGCCGCGCCCGGGGTCTCCGGCTCAACCACCCCGAGGCCGTCGCCCTCCTCACCTCCCACATCCTGGAAGGCGCCCGCGACGGCCGCACCGTCGCCGAACTCATGGCCTCCGGCCGCAAGGTGCTGACCCGCGACGACGTCATGGACGGCATCCCCGAGATGATCCACGACGTCCAGGTCGAGGCCACCTTCCCGGACGGCACCAAGCTCGTCACCGTCCACGACCCCATCATCTGA
- the ureG gene encoding urease accessory protein UreG — protein sequence MHLDHGHDHHGAVSADAHRPDGSRRALRIGLGGPVGSGKTATVAALCRELRDTLSLAVVTNDIYTREDAEFLLRNAVLPPERIQAVETGACPHTAIRDDISANLEAVEDLEEAVGPLDLILVESGGDNLTATFSKGLVDAQIFVIDVAGGDDIPRKGGPGVTTADLLVVNKTDLAPYVGSDLERMARDAKEQRGDLPVAFTSLRGENGVAPVADWVRAQLAAWTA from the coding sequence ATGCACCTCGACCACGGCCACGACCACCACGGCGCCGTCTCCGCCGACGCCCACCGCCCCGACGGCAGCCGCCGCGCCCTGCGGATCGGCCTCGGCGGGCCCGTCGGTTCCGGCAAGACCGCCACCGTCGCCGCCCTCTGCCGCGAACTGCGCGACACCCTCTCCCTCGCCGTCGTCACCAACGACATCTACACCCGCGAGGACGCCGAGTTCCTGCTCCGCAACGCCGTCCTGCCGCCCGAGCGCATCCAGGCCGTCGAGACCGGCGCCTGCCCGCACACCGCGATCCGCGACGACATCTCCGCCAACCTCGAAGCCGTCGAGGACCTGGAGGAGGCGGTGGGCCCGCTCGACCTCATCCTCGTCGAGTCCGGCGGCGACAACCTCACCGCCACCTTCTCCAAAGGGCTCGTCGACGCCCAGATCTTCGTGATCGACGTGGCCGGCGGCGACGACATCCCGCGCAAGGGCGGCCCCGGCGTCACCACCGCCGACCTCCTCGTCGTCAACAAGACCGACCTCGCCCCGTACGTGGGCTCCGACCTGGAACGGATGGCGCGCGACGCGAAGGAGCAGCGTGGCGACCTGCCCGTCGCCTTCACCTCGCTGCGCGGCGAGAACGGCGTCGCGCCCGTCGCCGACTGGGTCCGGGCACAGCTCGCGGCGTGGACCGCGTGA
- a CDS encoding C40 family peptidase, which produces MTAQMHVPSLLSRAGAVSALTLAAVGGTLLAPGAASEAQAATTHANKALSVAASKKGAPYRYGSSGPSRFDCSGLTLYAYKQAGKSLPRTAQQQYNKTRHISASSRQQGDLVFFHSGGRVYHVGIYAGSGKIWHSPKTGSWVKLDKIWSSKVYYGRVR; this is translated from the coding sequence ATGACTGCGCAGATGCACGTCCCGTCCCTGCTGTCCCGGGCCGGAGCCGTCTCGGCTCTCACCCTCGCCGCCGTCGGCGGCACGCTGCTCGCACCAGGAGCGGCATCGGAGGCCCAGGCAGCCACCACGCACGCGAACAAGGCACTGAGCGTCGCCGCGTCCAAGAAGGGAGCTCCGTACCGGTACGGGAGCAGCGGACCCTCCAGGTTCGACTGTTCCGGACTGACGCTCTACGCGTACAAGCAGGCGGGCAAGTCGCTGCCCCGCACCGCGCAGCAGCAGTACAACAAGACCCGGCACATCTCCGCCTCCAGCAGGCAACAGGGGGACCTGGTCTTCTTCCACTCCGGCGGGAGGGTCTACCACGTGGGCATCTACGCCGGTAGCGGCAAGATCTGGCACTCGCCCAAGACGGGCTCCTGGGTGAAGCTCGACAAGATCTGGTCGTCGAAGGTCTACTACGGCCGCGTCCGCTGA
- a CDS encoding adenosylmethionine--8-amino-7-oxononanoate transaminase, with the protein MRNDELIALDRAHVWHPYGPMPGRTDPLVVESASGVRLRLAEPAEGRTELIDGMSSWWSAVHGYNHPVLNDAVRGQLDRMSHVMFGGLTHEPAVRLAARLVEITPEPLRHVFLSDSGSVSVEVAVKMCLQYWRSLGRPEKQRLFTWRGGYHGDTWQPMSVCDPDGGMHELWQGVLQPQVFVDAPPATYEESYAELLRTEIGKHAHTLAAVVVEPVVQGAGGMRFHDPAYLRVLREACDAHDVLLVFDEIATGFGRTGTLFAADQVAVSPDVMCLGKALTGGYLSMAATLCTSRVADGISQGEVPVLAHGPTFMGNPLASAVACASLDLLLGQDWQTEVKRIETGLREGLAPAAALPGVREARVLGAIGVVQLDHPVDMAAATRAAVREGVWLRPFRDLIYTMPPYVTSDDDLARICTAVTAAAAAG; encoded by the coding sequence GTGCGCAACGACGAACTCATCGCCCTCGACCGGGCCCACGTCTGGCATCCGTACGGCCCCATGCCGGGCCGTACGGACCCGCTGGTCGTGGAGTCCGCCTCCGGCGTACGACTGCGGCTCGCCGAACCCGCCGAGGGCCGGACCGAGTTGATCGACGGCATGTCCTCCTGGTGGTCGGCGGTCCACGGCTACAACCACCCGGTGCTCAACGACGCCGTGCGCGGCCAGCTCGACCGGATGAGCCACGTCATGTTCGGCGGGCTCACCCACGAGCCGGCCGTCCGGCTCGCCGCGCGGCTCGTGGAGATCACCCCCGAGCCGCTGCGGCACGTCTTCCTCAGCGACTCGGGCTCCGTGTCCGTCGAGGTGGCGGTCAAGATGTGCCTGCAGTACTGGCGTTCGCTCGGGCGCCCGGAGAAGCAGCGCCTCTTCACCTGGCGCGGCGGCTACCACGGGGACACCTGGCAGCCGATGTCCGTGTGCGACCCCGACGGCGGGATGCACGAACTGTGGCAGGGCGTGCTGCAGCCGCAGGTCTTCGTGGACGCCCCGCCGGCCACGTACGAGGAGTCGTACGCCGAGCTGCTGCGGACCGAGATCGGGAAGCACGCGCACACCCTGGCCGCGGTCGTCGTGGAGCCGGTGGTGCAGGGCGCGGGCGGGATGCGCTTCCACGACCCGGCGTATCTGCGGGTGCTGCGCGAGGCCTGCGACGCGCACGACGTGCTGCTCGTGTTCGACGAGATCGCCACCGGATTCGGGCGTACGGGCACGCTGTTCGCCGCCGACCAGGTGGCGGTCTCCCCCGATGTGATGTGCCTGGGCAAGGCGCTGACCGGCGGCTATCTGTCGATGGCGGCGACGCTCTGCACGAGCAGGGTCGCCGACGGCATCTCCCAGGGCGAGGTCCCGGTGCTCGCGCACGGGCCGACGTTCATGGGGAACCCGCTGGCGTCGGCGGTGGCCTGCGCCTCGCTCGACCTGCTGCTCGGGCAGGACTGGCAGACCGAGGTCAAGCGGATCGAGACCGGACTGCGGGAGGGGCTCGCCCCGGCCGCGGCCCTGCCCGGGGTCCGCGAGGCGCGGGTCCTCGGCGCGATCGGCGTCGTCCAGCTCGACCACCCGGTCGACATGGCGGCGGCGACCCGCGCGGCGGTCCGCGAGGGCGTGTGGCTGCGCCCGTTCCGCGACCTCATCTACACGATGCCGCCCTACGTGACGAGCGACGACGACCTGGCCCGCATCTGTACGGCGGTGACCGCCGCCGCGGCGGCGGGCTGA
- a CDS encoding TetR/AcrR family transcriptional regulator, producing MARVSQEHLDARRRQILDGAARCFARNGFHATSMQDVLSEAGLSAGAVYRYFRGKDEIIAAIATEAFAGIRGAFEEASRTTPPPTPDVLIAAVLRLFLEEQIEGADRQAFARLIIQVWTETLRNERLAQTLAEGYNGMRVVWAELVTAYRESGILAADVPADHVARTLIAVVQGFIAQQALFGDVAVDVLEDGLRGLMSMCVDPVRRS from the coding sequence ATGGCTCGTGTCTCCCAGGAACACCTCGACGCGCGGCGGCGCCAGATCCTCGACGGCGCGGCGCGCTGCTTCGCCCGCAACGGCTTCCACGCCACGTCGATGCAGGACGTGCTCAGCGAGGCCGGACTGTCGGCCGGTGCGGTCTACCGCTACTTCCGCGGCAAGGACGAGATCATCGCGGCCATCGCGACCGAGGCCTTCGCCGGTATCCGCGGCGCCTTCGAGGAGGCGTCGAGGACCACCCCGCCGCCCACCCCCGACGTCCTGATCGCCGCGGTGCTGCGGCTCTTCCTCGAAGAGCAGATCGAGGGCGCCGACCGGCAGGCCTTCGCCCGCCTGATCATCCAGGTGTGGACGGAGACCCTCCGCAACGAGCGGCTCGCGCAGACCCTCGCGGAGGGCTACAACGGCATGCGCGTCGTCTGGGCCGAACTGGTCACCGCCTACCGCGAGAGCGGCATCCTCGCCGCCGACGTCCCCGCCGACCATGTGGCCCGCACCCTGATCGCCGTCGTCCAGGGCTTCATCGCCCAGCAGGCGCTCTTCGGCGACGTCGCCGTCGACGTCCTGGAGGACGGACTCCGCGGCCTGATGTCCATGTGCGTCGACCCGGTCCGACGATCATGA
- a CDS encoding urease subunit alpha, with translation MPDLHRAVYADLFGPTTGDRIRLADTDLLVEIEEDRSGGPGRAGDEAVFGGGKVIRESMGQARTTRAEGAPDTVITGAVIIDHWGVVKADIGIRDGRITALGKAGNPDTMDGVHPDLVIGPETEVIVGNGRIVTAGAVDAHVHFISPTVVEQALATGVTTLVGGGTGPAEGTKATTVTPGPWHTARMFEALDTFPVNIGLLGKGNTMSREAMHSQLRGGALGFKIHEDWGATPAVIDTCLGVCEETGAQLAIHTDTLNEAGFVGDTLAAIAGRTVHAYHTEGAGGGHAPDIITVVSEPYILPSSTNPTRPHTVNTIEEHLDMLMVCHHLNPAVPEDLAFAESRIRPSTIAAEDVLHDLGAISIISSDSQAMGRIGEVVMRTWQTAHVMKKRRGALPGDGRADNHRARRYVAKYTINPAVAQGMDHLIGSVEPGKLADLVLWEPAFFGVKPLVVLKGGQIAYAQMGDANASIPTPQPVLPRPMFGALGKAAAAGSVNFVAQAAIEDDIAQRLGVHKEFAAIGSTRRVAKADMRENDALPRVEVDADTFTVTIDGDPVEPAPAAELPMAQRYFLF, from the coding sequence GTGCCTGACCTGCACCGCGCCGTGTACGCCGACCTGTTCGGCCCCACCACCGGCGACCGGATCCGGCTCGCCGACACCGACCTCCTCGTCGAGATCGAAGAGGACCGCAGCGGCGGCCCCGGCCGGGCCGGGGACGAGGCCGTCTTCGGCGGCGGCAAGGTCATCCGCGAGTCCATGGGCCAGGCCCGCACCACCCGCGCCGAGGGCGCCCCTGACACCGTGATCACCGGCGCCGTGATCATCGACCACTGGGGTGTCGTCAAGGCCGACATCGGCATCCGGGACGGCCGGATCACCGCGCTGGGCAAGGCCGGCAACCCCGACACCATGGACGGCGTCCACCCCGACCTGGTGATCGGCCCCGAGACCGAGGTCATCGTCGGCAACGGCCGGATCGTCACCGCCGGAGCGGTCGACGCCCATGTCCACTTCATCTCGCCCACCGTCGTCGAGCAGGCCCTCGCCACCGGCGTCACCACCCTCGTCGGCGGCGGTACGGGCCCGGCCGAGGGCACCAAGGCGACCACGGTCACCCCCGGCCCCTGGCACACGGCCCGGATGTTCGAGGCCCTGGACACCTTCCCGGTCAACATCGGTCTGCTCGGCAAGGGCAACACCATGTCCCGCGAGGCCATGCACTCCCAGCTGCGCGGCGGAGCCCTGGGGTTCAAGATCCACGAGGACTGGGGAGCCACCCCCGCCGTGATCGACACCTGTCTCGGCGTGTGCGAGGAGACCGGCGCCCAACTCGCCATCCACACGGACACGTTGAACGAGGCGGGCTTCGTCGGCGACACCCTCGCGGCCATCGCGGGCCGCACCGTCCACGCGTACCACACCGAGGGCGCGGGCGGTGGGCACGCCCCCGACATCATCACGGTGGTCTCGGAGCCGTACATCCTGCCCAGCTCCACCAACCCGACCCGGCCGCACACCGTCAACACCATCGAGGAACACCTCGACATGCTGATGGTCTGCCACCACCTCAACCCGGCCGTCCCCGAGGACCTCGCCTTCGCCGAGTCCCGGATCCGGCCCTCCACCATCGCCGCCGAGGACGTCCTGCACGACCTGGGCGCCATCTCGATCATCTCCTCCGACTCCCAGGCCATGGGCCGGATCGGCGAGGTGGTCATGCGCACCTGGCAGACCGCGCACGTCATGAAGAAGCGGCGCGGCGCCCTGCCCGGCGACGGCCGGGCCGACAACCACCGCGCACGGCGCTACGTCGCCAAGTACACGATCAACCCGGCCGTCGCCCAGGGCATGGACCACCTCATCGGCTCGGTCGAGCCCGGCAAGCTCGCCGACCTGGTCCTCTGGGAGCCCGCCTTCTTCGGGGTGAAGCCGCTCGTCGTCCTCAAGGGCGGTCAGATCGCGTACGCGCAGATGGGCGACGCCAACGCCTCCATCCCCACCCCCCAGCCCGTGCTGCCCCGGCCCATGTTCGGCGCACTCGGCAAGGCCGCCGCGGCCGGCTCGGTCAACTTCGTCGCCCAGGCGGCGATCGAGGACGACATCGCCCAACGGCTCGGGGTGCACAAGGAGTTCGCCGCCATCGGCTCCACCCGGCGGGTGGCCAAGGCCGACATGCGGGAGAACGACGCGCTGCCCCGGGTCGAGGTCGACGCCGACACCTTCACGGTGACCATCGACGGCGATCCGGTCGAACCCGCGCCGGCCGCCGAACTGCCCATGGCCCAGCGTTACTTCCTCTTCTGA
- a CDS encoding urease subunit beta, with the protein MIPGEILYADGPVALNEGSPVTRLTVLNAADRPVQVGSHYHFAEVNPGLDFDRAAAHGRRLHIAAGTAVRFEPGIPVEVELVPLAGRRVVPGLRGEVAGPLDPSHPATEGADRA; encoded by the coding sequence ATGATCCCCGGAGAGATCCTGTACGCGGACGGCCCCGTCGCCCTCAACGAGGGCAGCCCCGTCACGCGCCTGACCGTGCTCAACGCCGCCGACCGGCCCGTCCAGGTCGGCTCCCACTACCACTTCGCCGAGGTCAACCCCGGCCTGGACTTCGACCGGGCCGCCGCGCACGGCCGGCGGCTGCACATCGCCGCCGGGACCGCCGTCCGCTTCGAACCCGGCATCCCCGTCGAGGTCGAACTCGTCCCGCTGGCCGGCCGCCGGGTCGTCCCCGGCCTGCGCGGCGAGGTGGCCGGCCCGCTCGATCCGTCCCATCCCGCGACCGAGGGGGCCGACCGTGCCTGA
- a CDS encoding type II toxin-antitoxin system Phd/YefM family antitoxin has product MTYEIPVTQARAELADLINRVVYGGERVVVTRHGKPLVALVSAADLEELEAAEKPADEQVVSSVSALHPLDSATGEQRRFGIAAHHREPGAS; this is encoded by the coding sequence ATGACCTACGAGATCCCGGTGACGCAAGCGCGAGCCGAGCTCGCCGACCTCATCAACCGCGTCGTGTACGGCGGGGAGCGCGTCGTCGTCACCCGCCACGGGAAGCCGCTCGTCGCCCTGGTCTCCGCCGCTGACCTGGAGGAACTCGAGGCGGCGGAGAAGCCCGCCGACGAGCAGGTGGTCAGCTCCGTCTCCGCCCTGCACCCGCTCGACTCCGCTACCGGCGAACAGCGCCGCTTCGGCATCGCCGCCCACCACCGCGAGCCCGGCGCCTCCTGA
- a CDS encoding 8-amino-7-oxononanoate synthase: MPQADEARAEGPRRTAFDWTDAEARRRADAGLVRTLRPRAAESDLLDLASNDYLGLTRRPAVTEGAAEAARRWGAGSTGSRLVTGTTRLHTRLERELADFCGFEAALVFSSGYTANLAALTALGGRDALIVSDAANHASIVDGCRLARAETAVVPHTDPEAVRKTLDAHPGRRALVVSDSVFSVDGDKAPLPELAAACRAHGAGLVVDDAHGLGVLGDGGRGALHEAGLAGDEDVVATLTLSKSLGSQGGAVLGPARVIEHLVNAARTFIFDTGLAPAAAGGALAGLRALVAEPELAERARTVAGTLHRLLTDAGLTSARPDAAVVSVRAPSPEAALRWAADCREQGLGVGCFRPPSVPDGISRLRLTARADLDDAQIERAVGTILRTAPAVP, translated from the coding sequence ATGCCACAGGCCGACGAGGCACGGGCCGAGGGCCCGCGCCGCACCGCGTTCGACTGGACCGACGCCGAGGCGCGCCGCCGGGCGGACGCCGGACTCGTCCGGACGCTGCGGCCCCGGGCGGCCGAATCGGACCTGCTCGACCTGGCGAGCAACGACTACCTCGGGCTCACCCGGCGCCCTGCGGTCACCGAGGGAGCGGCCGAGGCGGCCCGGCGCTGGGGCGCCGGATCCACCGGTTCGCGGCTCGTCACCGGCACCACCCGGCTGCACACCCGGCTGGAGCGCGAACTCGCCGATTTCTGCGGCTTCGAGGCGGCCCTCGTCTTCTCCTCCGGCTACACCGCGAACCTGGCCGCGCTCACCGCGCTCGGCGGCCGGGACGCCCTGATCGTCTCCGACGCCGCCAACCACGCCTCGATCGTCGACGGCTGCCGCCTCGCCCGCGCCGAGACCGCCGTCGTGCCGCACACCGATCCCGAGGCCGTACGCAAGACCCTCGACGCGCACCCGGGGCGGCGGGCCCTGGTCGTCAGCGACTCCGTCTTCTCCGTCGACGGCGACAAGGCCCCGCTGCCGGAGCTCGCCGCGGCCTGCCGCGCGCACGGCGCCGGGCTCGTCGTGGACGACGCCCACGGCCTCGGGGTCCTCGGGGACGGGGGCCGGGGCGCCCTGCACGAGGCGGGCCTCGCCGGGGACGAGGACGTCGTCGCCACCCTCACGCTCTCCAAGTCCCTCGGCAGCCAGGGCGGTGCCGTGCTCGGCCCGGCCCGGGTGATCGAGCACCTGGTGAACGCCGCCCGCACCTTCATCTTCGACACCGGGCTCGCGCCGGCCGCCGCGGGCGGCGCGCTCGCGGGACTGCGCGCGCTGGTCGCCGAACCGGAGCTCGCCGAGCGGGCCCGTACCGTCGCCGGCACCCTGCACCGGCTGCTCACGGACGCGGGACTCACCTCCGCCCGGCCCGACGCGGCCGTCGTCTCGGTGCGCGCCCCCTCCCCGGAGGCGGCGCTGCGCTGGGCGGCGGACTGCCGCGAACAGGGGCTCGGGGTCGGCTGCTTCCGCCCCCCGTCCGTGCCGGACGGCATCTCGCGGCTGCGTCTCACGGCCCGGGCGGACCTCGACGACGCGCAGATCGAGCGCGCGGTCGGAACGATCCTGCGCACCGCACCGGCCGTCCCGTAG